A genomic stretch from Burkholderia pyrrocinia includes:
- a CDS encoding gamma-glutamyltransferase family protein, which produces MTGFNWHNPYPTTRIPVFARNVVSTSHPLAAQAGLRMLWKGGNAVDAALAAAAAITVVEPVSCGLGGDAFALVWDGERLSGLNASGVAPAAWNVDYFRKRHGEDAYGIANKPMRGWDAVTVPGVIAGWEALHAKFGSLPFADLLEPAIEIAERGYAVPPIVAHKWAAAVPALQGLPGFAETFMPRGRAPLVGERVCLPGHAQTLRTLAKDGARAFYEGALAERIAAFAREGGGALTEADLRAYRPEWVEPIGKRFGRHTIHEIPPNGQGIAALIALGIAEHAGLTDWPLDSVDSQHLQIEAMKLAFADVYRYVADPRAMEVTPEQMLDDAYLAERAKQIDPARATHFGAGRPHSGGTIYLSAADERGMMVSFIQSNYMGFGSGLVVPGTGIALQNRGYGFSMDPASPNVVAGGKRPFHTIIPAFVTEQVDGRTEAVMSFGVMGGDMQPQGHLQTIVRMLGHGQQPQAACDAPRWKVNRDFTLDVEATMNRATVDALAARGHTIKSIDDPYMDFGSGQFIWRLDRDDRERGYVAASDSRRDGLAAGF; this is translated from the coding sequence ATGACTGGCTTCAACTGGCACAACCCGTATCCGACGACCCGCATCCCGGTATTCGCGCGCAACGTCGTGTCGACGTCGCATCCGCTCGCCGCGCAGGCCGGGCTGCGGATGCTGTGGAAAGGCGGCAACGCGGTCGACGCGGCGCTGGCCGCCGCGGCCGCGATTACCGTCGTCGAGCCCGTGTCCTGTGGGCTCGGCGGCGACGCGTTCGCGCTCGTATGGGACGGCGAGCGGCTGTCCGGGCTCAACGCATCGGGCGTCGCACCGGCCGCGTGGAACGTCGACTATTTCCGCAAGCGCCACGGCGAGGATGCGTACGGCATCGCGAACAAGCCGATGCGCGGCTGGGATGCCGTCACCGTGCCGGGCGTGATCGCGGGCTGGGAGGCGCTGCACGCGAAGTTCGGCTCGCTGCCGTTCGCGGACCTGCTCGAGCCGGCGATCGAGATCGCGGAGCGCGGTTATGCGGTGCCGCCGATCGTCGCGCACAAGTGGGCGGCGGCGGTGCCCGCGCTGCAGGGCCTGCCGGGCTTCGCGGAGACCTTCATGCCGCGCGGTCGTGCGCCGCTCGTCGGCGAGCGCGTGTGCCTGCCGGGCCATGCGCAGACGCTGCGCACGCTCGCGAAGGACGGCGCCCGTGCATTCTACGAAGGCGCGCTCGCCGAGCGCATCGCCGCGTTCGCCCGCGAAGGCGGCGGCGCGCTGACCGAAGCCGACCTGCGCGCATACCGGCCGGAATGGGTCGAGCCGATCGGCAAGCGCTTCGGCCGTCACACGATTCACGAGATCCCGCCGAACGGGCAGGGCATCGCCGCGCTGATCGCGCTCGGGATCGCCGAGCATGCGGGCCTGACCGATTGGCCGCTCGATTCGGTCGATTCGCAGCACCTGCAGATCGAGGCGATGAAGCTCGCATTCGCGGACGTCTATCGTTACGTCGCCGATCCGCGCGCGATGGAAGTCACACCCGAGCAGATGCTCGACGATGCGTATCTCGCCGAACGCGCGAAGCAGATCGATCCCGCGCGGGCGACGCACTTCGGCGCCGGCCGGCCGCATTCAGGCGGCACGATCTACCTGTCGGCGGCCGACGAGCGCGGGATGATGGTGAGCTTCATCCAGTCGAACTACATGGGCTTCGGCTCGGGGCTCGTGGTGCCGGGCACCGGCATTGCGCTGCAGAATCGCGGGTACGGCTTCTCGATGGATCCGGCTTCGCCGAACGTCGTCGCGGGCGGCAAGCGGCCGTTCCACACGATCATCCCGGCGTTCGTGACCGAGCAGGTCGACGGCCGCACCGAGGCCGTGATGAGCTTCGGCGTGATGGGCGGCGACATGCAGCCGCAAGGCCATCTGCAGACCATCGTGCGGATGCTGGGCCATGGGCAGCAGCCGCAGGCCGCATGCGATGCGCCGCGCTGGAAGGTCAACCGCGACTTCACGCTCGACGTCGAGGCGACGATGAATCGCGCGACGGTCGACGCGCTGGCGGCGCGCGGCCATACGATCAAGTCGATCGACGATCCTTACATGGATTTCGGTTCGGGGCAGTTCATCTGGCGTCTCGATCGCGACGATCGCGAGCGCGGCTACGTGGCCGCGAGCGACAGCCGGCGCGACGGTCTGGCGGCCGGCTTCTGA
- a CDS encoding DeoR/GlpR family DNA-binding transcription regulator: protein MTRDPRLTLNARQQELLEWVQRDGFVTVDDLAAHFAVTPQTIRRDVNWLADLNLLRRYHGGASLPTSSENVSYTARQRMFHDEKRRIAALAASHIPDQASLFINLGTTTEEVARALNRHHGLHVITNNLNVASMMSGYPDCEVLITGGIVRPWDKGIVGELAIDFIRQFKVDYAIIGTSAIEADGTLRDFDTREVRVAEAIMQHARTVYLVTDHSKVGRPALVRQGHLSQVHALFTDKPLPPEMADTVAAAGTQVYVAE from the coding sequence ATGACCCGAGATCCCCGCCTCACCCTCAACGCGCGCCAGCAGGAACTGCTCGAATGGGTGCAGCGCGACGGCTTCGTGACCGTCGACGATCTCGCCGCGCACTTCGCGGTGACGCCGCAGACGATCCGCCGCGACGTGAACTGGCTCGCCGACCTGAACCTGCTGCGCCGCTACCACGGCGGCGCGAGCCTGCCGACCAGCTCGGAGAACGTGTCGTACACGGCGCGCCAGCGGATGTTCCACGACGAGAAGCGGCGCATCGCGGCGCTCGCGGCATCACACATCCCCGACCAGGCGTCGCTGTTCATCAACCTCGGCACGACGACCGAGGAAGTCGCGCGCGCGCTGAACCGCCACCACGGGCTGCACGTGATCACGAACAACCTGAACGTCGCGTCGATGATGAGCGGCTACCCCGACTGCGAGGTGCTGATCACGGGCGGCATCGTGCGGCCGTGGGACAAGGGCATCGTCGGCGAACTCGCGATCGACTTCATCCGCCAGTTCAAGGTCGACTACGCGATCATCGGCACGTCGGCGATCGAGGCCGACGGCACGCTGCGCGACTTCGACACGCGCGAGGTGCGCGTCGCCGAGGCGATCATGCAGCATGCGCGCACGGTCTACCTCGTGACCGACCATTCGAAGGTCGGCCGCCCGGCTTTGGTGCGCCAGGGCCACCTGAGCCAGGTGCACGCGCTTTTTACCGACAAGCCGCTGCCGCCCGAGATGGCCGATACCGTGGCCGCCGCCGGCACCCAGGTGTACGTCGCGGAATGA